The following proteins come from a genomic window of Rutidosis leptorrhynchoides isolate AG116_Rl617_1_P2 chromosome 10, CSIRO_AGI_Rlap_v1, whole genome shotgun sequence:
- the LOC139873666 gene encoding uncharacterized protein isoform X1 → MPNGGMDDRNLNYFIKLKCDGCGHLSEKDACVCLKPCAKVNKELVNLSTKCEECKRLWTVTLIPGNGIPLTHEMSMQRSLSPLMLFRFNGCEPSSEEKLTLRGNWKAQTLLGTKIVNINLSEGSYFFEVDESGTPLVVSDLSTEFKPYKPKPVLISNKPIRDGKRFKCGRNGCLDVFADSVLAHRHMKICKGVGGVTHQVPVDCVGLGHDDEA, encoded by the exons ATGCCCAATGGCGGTATGGACGACAGAAACTTGAATTATTTTATTAAG CTCAAGTGTGATGGTTGCGGCCATCTATCAGAGAAGGATGCGTGTGTGTGTCTGAAACCCTGCGCCAAGGTTAACAAGGAGCTTGTTAATCTGAGCACCAAG TGCGAAGAGTGTAAGCGTCTCTGGACTGTTACCCTTATCCCAGGCAATGGGATCCCCCTCACTCATGAAATGAGTATGCAACGCAGTCTGTCGCCGCTGATGCTATTTCGGTTCAACGGTTGTGAACCGTCTAGTGAAGAAAAGCTGACCTTAAGGGGCAATTGGAAGGCCCAAACA CTCTTGGGCACTAAGATTGTTAACATCAACCTTTCCGAAGGTTCTTATTTCTTTGAAGTTGATGAGTCTGGAACACCTCTGGTCGTATCTGATCTGTCTACCGAGTTTAAGCCCTATAAACCCAAGCCTGTGCTGATTTCGAATAAGCCTATAAGAGATGGTAAAAGGTTTAAATGTGGCCGCAATGGGTGTCTCGATGTGTTTGCTGATAGTGTGCTAGCTCATAGGCATATGAAAATATGCAAG GGCGTTGGTGGTGTGACACATCAG GTACCTGTTGATTGTGTGGGGTTGGGGCACGATGATGAAGCTTGA
- the LOC139873666 gene encoding uncharacterized protein isoform X2, with amino-acid sequence MALKCDGCGHLSEKDACVCLKPCAKVNKELVNLSTKCEECKRLWTVTLIPGNGIPLTHEMSMQRSLSPLMLFRFNGCEPSSEEKLTLRGNWKAQTLLGTKIVNINLSEGSYFFEVDESGTPLVVSDLSTEFKPYKPKPVLISNKPIRDGKRFKCGRNGCLDVFADSVLAHRHMKICKGVGGVTHQVPVDCVGLGHDDEA; translated from the exons ATGGCG CTCAAGTGTGATGGTTGCGGCCATCTATCAGAGAAGGATGCGTGTGTGTGTCTGAAACCCTGCGCCAAGGTTAACAAGGAGCTTGTTAATCTGAGCACCAAG TGCGAAGAGTGTAAGCGTCTCTGGACTGTTACCCTTATCCCAGGCAATGGGATCCCCCTCACTCATGAAATGAGTATGCAACGCAGTCTGTCGCCGCTGATGCTATTTCGGTTCAACGGTTGTGAACCGTCTAGTGAAGAAAAGCTGACCTTAAGGGGCAATTGGAAGGCCCAAACA CTCTTGGGCACTAAGATTGTTAACATCAACCTTTCCGAAGGTTCTTATTTCTTTGAAGTTGATGAGTCTGGAACACCTCTGGTCGTATCTGATCTGTCTACCGAGTTTAAGCCCTATAAACCCAAGCCTGTGCTGATTTCGAATAAGCCTATAAGAGATGGTAAAAGGTTTAAATGTGGCCGCAATGGGTGTCTCGATGTGTTTGCTGATAGTGTGCTAGCTCATAGGCATATGAAAATATGCAAG GGCGTTGGTGGTGTGACACATCAG GTACCTGTTGATTGTGTGGGGTTGGGGCACGATGATGAAGCTTGA